From Verrucomicrobiia bacterium, one genomic window encodes:
- a CDS encoding DUF2127 domain-containing protein encodes MCSPSHGPPSQKRAPTLYAIIAIKLLKGLLFVLLAITAYTLSDNDLPAEYRNLLLHLKLNPERKFWADLAVQVGSLTEQKVLWTAAGTLVYSLFSLVEGVGLVFRVSWAGWMAIGESAFFIPIEIYRLVSDHRNHKAPVMLLVILAINILIVWYLFQNRQRLFRHHHRQ; translated from the coding sequence GTGTGTAGTCCATCCCACGGTCCTCCCAGTCAGAAGCGGGCGCCCACGCTCTATGCCATCATCGCGATCAAGCTGCTCAAGGGATTACTCTTCGTTCTCCTGGCTATCACCGCTTACACGCTCTCGGATAACGATCTGCCGGCCGAATACAGGAATCTTCTGTTGCATCTGAAGCTGAACCCGGAACGGAAGTTCTGGGCCGATTTGGCTGTTCAAGTAGGAAGTCTCACGGAGCAGAAGGTCCTCTGGACGGCTGCCGGAACCCTGGTTTACAGCCTGTTCTCCCTGGTCGAAGGCGTCGGGTTGGTTTTTCGCGTAAGCTGGGCGGGTTGGATGGCCATTGGAGAATCGGCATTTTTTATTCCAATCGAGATTTACCGCCTGGTCAGTGATCACCGCAACCACAAAGCTCCGGTGATGCTGTTGGTGATTCTAGCCATTAATATCCTGATCGTCTGGTATCTATTCCAGAATCGCCAGCGCCTGTTCCGCCATCATCACCGGCAGTAA
- a CDS encoding alanine--glyoxylate aminotransferase family protein — translation MGHVKLHIPGPVEVSEKTFRAFCSPMIGHRSQGFKDLYARIQPQLQQLLSTKQLVYISTSSAWGVMEGAIRNLVSKKALNCMCGAFSDKWLDVSKRCGKQAEALQVPWGSPIRAEEVDKKLASGQFDALTLIHNETSTGVMSPLAEIAALKKKYPEVMFIVDSVSSMTAVPLKFDQLGIDVLLAGTQKAFALPPGTALFVCSAAALAKASTMKDRGYYFDFVEFQKNAEQHMTPSTPSIGHVFALESKLGDIFAEGLEARYARHQRANRMTRDWATRHGFNLFPEKGYESLTLTCVNNGAKPGSRTVDVPKLQKLVKEQGFLIDGGYGKIKGTTFRISNMGDETESSMGRLFEAMDNAMKQL, via the coding sequence ATGGGACACGTCAAACTGCATATTCCGGGGCCGGTCGAGGTGAGCGAGAAGACATTTCGCGCCTTTTGCTCGCCGATGATCGGTCACCGCAGCCAGGGGTTCAAAGATTTATACGCCAGGATTCAGCCGCAGTTGCAGCAACTGCTATCAACCAAGCAATTGGTTTATATCAGCACTTCCTCGGCTTGGGGTGTTATGGAAGGGGCCATTCGAAACCTGGTCTCCAAGAAGGCGCTTAACTGCATGTGTGGCGCTTTTTCGGATAAATGGCTCGATGTCTCAAAACGGTGCGGCAAACAAGCCGAGGCGCTGCAAGTGCCGTGGGGCTCGCCCATCCGCGCCGAGGAGGTGGATAAGAAGCTGGCGAGCGGCCAATTCGACGCTCTGACCCTCATCCACAACGAGACCTCAACGGGCGTAATGAGCCCCCTGGCAGAAATCGCCGCACTCAAGAAGAAGTATCCGGAGGTGATGTTCATCGTCGATTCGGTCAGCTCGATGACAGCGGTGCCGCTGAAGTTCGACCAATTGGGAATCGATGTGCTTTTGGCCGGAACGCAAAAGGCCTTTGCGCTGCCGCCGGGGACCGCATTATTTGTTTGCTCTGCTGCAGCTTTGGCGAAGGCAAGCACCATGAAAGACCGCGGTTACTACTTCGATTTTGTCGAATTCCAGAAGAATGCGGAACAACACATGACGCCCAGCACGCCGAGCATCGGCCACGTCTTCGCGCTCGAATCGAAGCTGGGAGATATTTTTGCGGAGGGATTGGAGGCCCGTTACGCGCGGCACCAGCGCGCCAACCGGATGACGCGTGATTGGGCAACCCGGCACGGGTTCAATTTGTTCCCTGAAAAAGGATACGAATCCCTCACGCTGACCTGCGTCAATAACGGGGCCAAACCTGGCAGCCGGACGGTCGATGTGCCCAAGCTGCAGAAACTGGTCAAGGAGCAGGGCTTCCTGATTGATGGCGGCTACGGAAAGATCAAGGGGACGACCTTTAGGATTTCCAATATGGGCGACGAGACCGAATCGAGCATGGGCCGGTTGTTCGAGGCGATGGACAATGCGATGAAACAGTTGTGA
- the nrdR gene encoding transcriptional regulator NrdR: MATPIMRCPKCGCQDDKVIDSRASREGATIRRRRECLGCAYRFTTYEEVERAGLVVLKHDGRREDFSKEKLLAGVRKACQKRPISPKIIEDLAERIVNEVTDRYEREVPAEVIGKMVMDGLRQIDEVAYVRFASVYRRFQEATDFVHEVKKLGGGE; encoded by the coding sequence GTGGCAACACCGATTATGCGCTGCCCAAAATGCGGCTGTCAGGACGATAAAGTAATCGACTCGCGCGCCTCGCGTGAGGGGGCCACGATTCGGCGCCGGCGTGAATGTCTCGGCTGTGCTTATCGGTTTACGACGTATGAAGAGGTCGAGCGCGCGGGTCTTGTGGTGCTCAAACATGATGGCCGGCGCGAGGACTTCTCGAAGGAGAAGTTGCTGGCCGGGGTCCGGAAGGCCTGCCAGAAACGGCCAATCAGCCCCAAGATAATCGAGGACCTGGCCGAGCGAATTGTCAACGAGGTCACGGACCGCTACGAACGGGAGGTGCCCGCCGAGGTCATCGGCAAAATGGTCATGGATGGCTTGCGCCAGATCGATGAGGTCGCTTATGTGCGGTTTGCCAGCGTTTACCGGCGGTTCCAGGAGGCTACTGATTTCGTTCATGAAGTAAAAAAACTGGGAGGAGGCGAATGA
- a CDS encoding PRC-barrel domain-containing protein, with the protein MLRKTKELRHAKLSARDGKIGHLEDFYFDDQTWTMRYLAADTGDWLPQRKVLISPFAVAAIHLERHKAIEVNLTKKQIKDSPSIETHKPVSRQFEAEYFQYYGWPYYWPGPLLWGPLEAPGAFIPSAFPPEPHPRQAPEGPDAHLRSVFEIIGFNGYQVQALDEVFGHIEEFIFDDQTWSIRYLVADRRHWLPAKRALLAPQWISWVSWPEARVYIDLDKETVRRAPEYEPSKPITREYEEKLFTHYTRQPYWEMQGASKSSQEKQKAERGNF; encoded by the coding sequence ATGCTGCGAAAGACCAAAGAACTGCGACACGCCAAGCTGAGCGCGCGTGATGGGAAGATCGGGCATCTCGAAGACTTCTATTTCGACGACCAGACCTGGACCATGCGCTACCTGGCGGCAGATACCGGCGACTGGCTGCCTCAGCGCAAAGTGCTGATCTCGCCTTTTGCTGTAGCGGCCATCCACTTGGAGCGACATAAGGCCATCGAGGTCAATCTCACCAAAAAACAAATCAAGGACAGCCCCTCCATTGAAACCCATAAACCCGTTTCGCGGCAATTCGAGGCGGAGTACTTTCAGTATTATGGCTGGCCTTATTATTGGCCCGGACCATTACTTTGGGGACCGCTGGAAGCGCCGGGCGCTTTCATTCCATCGGCGTTTCCACCTGAACCGCACCCTCGCCAGGCGCCCGAGGGGCCGGATGCCCACTTGCGCAGTGTGTTCGAAATAATCGGGTTCAACGGCTACCAGGTCCAGGCACTCGACGAGGTATTCGGCCACATCGAGGAGTTTATCTTCGATGATCAGACCTGGTCGATTCGCTATCTGGTGGCTGATAGGCGCCATTGGCTGCCGGCAAAACGCGCGCTCCTGGCGCCTCAGTGGATTTCCTGGGTGAGTTGGCCTGAAGCAAGGGTCTATATCGATCTGGATAAGGAAACTGTCCGGCGCGCCCCGGAATATGAGCCCTCCAAACCGATTACGCGCGAATACGAAGAGAAGCTCTTCACCCATTACACCCGCCAGCCCTATTGGGAGATGCAAGGCGCTTCAAAAAGCTCCCAGGAAAAGCAGAAAGCGGAAAGAGGAAATTTCTAA
- a CDS encoding carboxypeptidase M32, translated as METKFAPYRNLLKRSRQIAWVSSAAEALAWDIETYMPPKALDFRAEQMGHLSGHTHRLFTARKTGDWIAACEQNGFVADSPEAANVREWRRRYDRAAKLPARLVERFQKTCAHAREAWKKARQESNFKIFKPHLKKVLELSRQRADYWGFPESPYDALLDEFEPGMRAGQARALFAQLRPAITSVLGAALKRSASVPEDLLKGNYPTTAQQALNRRAAEAIGFDFSAGRIDTTTHPFCTTLGPGDCRLTTRYNEQNFTQSFYGVLHEAGHGLYEQGLPTEHFGTPLGSAASLGIHESQSRLWENHIGRHPDFWKHWHPIACEHFPELKRIPPEQLAAAVNRVAPSFIRVEADQVTYDLHIILRFEIEVKMIEGQLPVADVPAYWNEEFQKMLGLKITRDSDGCLQDIHWSMGSIGYFPTYTLGNLNAAQLMRRAMADNPNLESALAQGQYQTLLAWLRQKVHRHGLRYLPQELMQQATGETTQTAHHLEYLRAKFL; from the coding sequence ATGGAGACCAAATTCGCTCCTTATCGGAACCTGCTGAAGCGGAGCCGTCAAATCGCCTGGGTTTCAAGCGCCGCCGAGGCGCTGGCCTGGGACATCGAGACCTACATGCCGCCCAAGGCCTTGGATTTTCGCGCCGAGCAAATGGGCCATTTGAGCGGCCACACCCACCGGCTCTTTACCGCAAGAAAAACGGGCGACTGGATTGCGGCGTGCGAACAGAACGGTTTTGTTGCCGATTCCCCTGAGGCCGCTAATGTGCGGGAATGGCGCCGGCGCTATGACCGAGCCGCGAAATTGCCGGCGCGATTGGTCGAGAGGTTTCAGAAAACCTGCGCGCACGCGCGCGAGGCCTGGAAGAAAGCGCGGCAGGAGTCGAATTTTAAGATTTTCAAGCCGCACCTGAAGAAGGTGCTGGAACTGAGCCGGCAACGGGCCGATTACTGGGGCTTCCCGGAATCCCCCTACGACGCCCTGCTGGATGAATTTGAACCCGGCATGCGGGCCGGCCAGGCGCGCGCCTTGTTTGCCCAGTTGCGCCCCGCCATTACCTCGGTTCTCGGTGCCGCCCTTAAACGCTCGGCTTCAGTACCGGAAGATTTGCTCAAGGGCAACTATCCAACCACCGCCCAGCAGGCGCTCAACCGGCGCGCAGCCGAGGCCATCGGTTTCGACTTTTCCGCAGGGCGAATCGATACCACGACACATCCCTTTTGCACCACGCTGGGGCCCGGAGATTGCCGGCTGACCACCCGCTATAACGAGCAGAACTTTACCCAGTCCTTTTATGGCGTGCTTCATGAAGCCGGCCATGGGCTCTACGAGCAAGGGTTGCCCACCGAACATTTCGGCACGCCGCTGGGCAGCGCGGCCTCTTTAGGCATTCACGAATCCCAATCGCGCCTGTGGGAAAACCACATCGGACGCCACCCGGATTTCTGGAAGCATTGGCATCCCATCGCCTGCGAGCACTTTCCCGAACTGAAGCGCATCCCTCCGGAACAACTGGCCGCAGCGGTCAACCGTGTCGCGCCTTCTTTTATCCGGGTCGAAGCCGATCAGGTCACTTACGACCTGCACATCATCCTGCGATTCGAAATTGAAGTGAAGATGATCGAGGGCCAGTTGCCCGTGGCCGATGTGCCGGCCTATTGGAACGAGGAATTCCAGAAGATGCTCGGGTTAAAAATCACCAGGGACTCTGACGGTTGCTTGCAGGACATCCACTGGAGCATGGGGAGTATCGGCTACTTCCCCACTTACACTTTAGGCAACCTCAATGCGGCCCAACTCATGCGCCGGGCGATGGCGGATAACCCAAACCTGGAATCCGCGCTTGCTCAGGGACAGTATCAAACGTTGCTGGCCTGGTTGCGCCAGAAGGTCCATCGTCATGGCCTGCGCTACCTGCCGCAGGAACTGATGCAGCAGGCCACGGGCGAAACCACCCAGACAGCCCATCACCTGGAGTACTTGCGCGCGAAATTCTTGTAG
- a CDS encoding glycine--tRNA ligase, whose product MAEPKTGELMEKIVSLCKRRGFIFQSSEIYGGLNGFWDYGPLGAELKRNIKECWWRQMSQLRDDVVGLEASIIMHPRIWEASGHTSTFSDLMVDCLLTQKRFRADQIEPQSGVAWFYSGATDGAKDCKEHFSVLVAKGKPVESARRAAATFYRQRGLQEPVLAGERSELVQNSTRYNPENGSLLTEPRAFNLMLKTYVGPVESEDNKSYLRPETAQAIFVQFKNVLEVSRQRVPFGICQVGKAFRNEINPRNFTFRSREFEQMELEFFIKPDEAIEAICGSVAQSSGPGHPGEPQPNWGWQLWHQYWVEERLRFYESIGLPRRSLVEYWQKPQELAHYARATVDILFKFPFSKRDESGELTGEELEGVAARGDFDLSQHQRFAAKPMSVFDEDLKMAWPKLAESKKAELSQRYGQGRRKYLVKMGETEERAEVQAREDAESLGKGYYIPHVIEPSAGVDRLALALICNAYTEDQAPDEKGKLEARVVMKFHPRIAPIKVAVFPLLKNKPDLVKKAKEVRDLLRPHMSVFYDEAGAIGRRYRRQDEAGTPFGVTIDFETLGEQGPALTDTVTLRERDSMKQERVKIAALPALLVEKVR is encoded by the coding sequence ATGGCTGAACCCAAGACGGGCGAGTTGATGGAGAAAATCGTTTCGCTTTGCAAGCGGCGGGGTTTCATTTTCCAATCCTCAGAAATCTACGGTGGTTTGAACGGGTTCTGGGATTACGGCCCGCTTGGGGCCGAGCTTAAGCGCAACATCAAAGAGTGCTGGTGGCGCCAGATGAGCCAATTGCGCGACGATGTGGTGGGCCTGGAGGCTTCGATTATCATGCACCCCCGCATTTGGGAGGCCAGCGGCCACACCAGCACCTTTAGCGATTTAATGGTCGATTGTCTCCTGACCCAAAAGCGGTTCCGGGCCGACCAAATCGAGCCACAAAGCGGCGTAGCGTGGTTTTATTCCGGCGCCACCGATGGGGCCAAAGATTGCAAGGAGCACTTCTCGGTGCTGGTCGCCAAGGGCAAACCGGTCGAAAGCGCCCGCCGGGCGGCGGCAACGTTTTACCGCCAGCGCGGTCTGCAGGAACCCGTCCTGGCGGGCGAACGCTCCGAGCTGGTGCAGAACTCGACGCGCTACAATCCCGAGAACGGCAGCCTGCTGACTGAACCTCGCGCCTTTAACCTGATGCTCAAGACCTATGTCGGCCCAGTCGAGAGCGAGGATAACAAATCCTACCTTCGGCCCGAGACGGCCCAGGCCATTTTTGTTCAATTCAAGAACGTGCTGGAAGTATCGAGGCAGCGGGTGCCCTTTGGGATATGCCAGGTCGGCAAGGCCTTTCGCAATGAAATCAATCCGCGTAACTTCACCTTCCGCTCGCGCGAATTCGAGCAGATGGAACTCGAGTTTTTCATCAAGCCTGACGAGGCAATCGAAGCCATTTGCGGGAGCGTCGCCCAATCGAGCGGCCCGGGCCATCCGGGCGAACCGCAACCCAACTGGGGCTGGCAGCTTTGGCACCAATACTGGGTCGAGGAGCGCCTTCGGTTTTATGAAAGTATCGGCCTGCCCCGCAGGTCGCTGGTCGAGTATTGGCAAAAACCGCAGGAACTGGCTCATTATGCCCGTGCGACGGTCGATATTCTCTTCAAATTCCCGTTCAGCAAACGGGACGAAAGCGGCGAACTGACGGGTGAGGAGCTGGAAGGAGTGGCCGCGCGCGGGGATTTCGACCTCTCACAGCACCAGCGTTTTGCGGCCAAACCGATGAGCGTTTTCGATGAAGACCTCAAGATGGCCTGGCCTAAGCTGGCGGAGTCTAAAAAAGCCGAGCTGTCGCAACGCTATGGCCAAGGGCGCAGAAAGTATCTGGTAAAAATGGGCGAGACGGAAGAACGCGCCGAGGTGCAGGCGCGCGAGGATGCCGAATCTCTCGGAAAGGGCTACTATATACCCCACGTTATCGAGCCTTCGGCGGGCGTGGATCGGCTGGCCCTGGCGCTCATTTGCAATGCCTATACCGAAGACCAGGCTCCGGACGAAAAGGGCAAGCTCGAAGCGCGCGTGGTCATGAAATTTCACCCCCGAATTGCACCCATCAAAGTCGCCGTGTTCCCGCTGCTCAAGAACAAACCCGACCTGGTCAAAAAGGCAAAAGAGGTCCGTGACTTGTTGCGCCCGCACATGTCGGTCTTTTATGATGAAGCGGGCGCAATTGGCCGCCGGTACCGGCGGCAGGATGAGGCGGGGACCCCCTTTGGCGTGACGATTGATTTCGAGACTCTGGGAGAACAAGGGCCGGCGCTCACCGACACAGTAACCCTGCGCGAACGCGACAGCATGAAACAGGAGCGGGTCAAGATTGCGGCTCTCCCGGCCCTCCTGGTGGAGAAGGTTCGTTGA